A genomic region of Novipirellula aureliae contains the following coding sequences:
- a CDS encoding transposase encodes MSKSILLDQQNQNTSDAVRIVNVAFDVGSDSLFWAMEFSGKSISGECENNSSEIRTTLEGIRNEVQQHGDCQLRVLCESTGIYHRRLLQLADELGMRTALVHGEAVAKYRTIQFADHGKTDQRDPKAALTVAKFGKLIKDRKLGKHYAQLRELHRLVLRCEARIKVAKCELHADLRTLFADLRLDKSVLYGPTGRALIEQFAGNPHAIVAVGEEVFYARMKSCSKNTKTATLKKLWQAANDTASNQKDHLSATLAEIRATAVRQLYAEITAFSQRQRKIEGQMQELYLTLQTSDPRLPGPRKGVVTLRMLSRLVAETGPPDDFRRLSQLMRYAGLNLCERQSGKWRGRTTISRRGRSELRYVLNLMAIPLVGRQKLFGDYYWKKKDADKMPGQKANVCVMRKILKMFYGWYKSGEPFDPERVFVMASEHAKAA; translated from the coding sequence ATGTCAAAATCAATTCTTTTAGATCAACAAAACCAAAATACATCTGATGCCGTCAGAATCGTTAACGTCGCCTTCGATGTTGGCAGTGATTCGCTGTTTTGGGCCATGGAATTCTCGGGGAAATCAATCAGTGGCGAGTGTGAGAACAACAGTTCCGAAATACGCACAACGCTCGAAGGTATCCGCAACGAAGTCCAACAACACGGTGACTGTCAACTTCGCGTCCTCTGTGAGTCAACGGGCATCTATCATCGACGACTCTTGCAGCTGGCCGATGAACTCGGCATGCGAACCGCGTTAGTCCATGGAGAAGCGGTCGCCAAGTACCGCACCATTCAATTCGCCGATCATGGCAAGACCGACCAACGAGATCCGAAAGCGGCTTTGACGGTTGCCAAATTTGGCAAACTGATCAAAGACCGTAAGCTTGGGAAACACTACGCGCAGCTGCGAGAACTTCATCGGTTGGTACTCCGCTGTGAAGCCCGCATCAAGGTTGCTAAATGCGAACTGCACGCCGACTTGAGAACTCTGTTTGCTGATCTTCGATTGGACAAGTCGGTGTTGTACGGACCGACCGGCCGTGCGCTGATTGAACAGTTCGCTGGCAACCCGCACGCGATTGTTGCGGTGGGCGAGGAAGTCTTCTACGCACGAATGAAGTCTTGCAGTAAGAACACCAAAACGGCGACTCTGAAAAAACTTTGGCAAGCCGCTAACGATACGGCAAGCAATCAAAAGGATCACTTGTCCGCCACACTTGCCGAAATCCGAGCCACCGCCGTTCGGCAACTTTATGCGGAAATCACGGCATTTTCGCAGCGGCAACGAAAAATCGAAGGTCAAATGCAGGAGCTTTACCTGACGCTTCAAACTTCCGATCCGCGGCTTCCAGGTCCACGCAAGGGAGTCGTCACGCTTCGGATGCTCTCGCGTTTGGTCGCCGAGACCGGACCGCCGGATGATTTCCGCAGGCTCTCGCAGTTGATGCGTTATGCAGGGTTGAACTTGTGTGAACGTCAAAGTGGCAAATGGCGTGGGCGGACGACGATCAGCCGTCGCGGCCGCAGTGAACTACGTTACGTGTTGAACTTGATGGCGATTCCGCTGGTCGGTCGGCAGAAGCTTTTTGGCGACTACTACTGGAAGAAGAAGGACGCTGACAAAATGCCGGGGCAGAAGGCGAATGTTTGCGTGATGCGAAAGATCTTGAAAATGTTTTACGGTTGGTACAAGAGTGGCGAGCCATTCGATCCGGAGCGTGTCTTTGTGATGGCAAGCGAGCACGCTAAAGCGGCCTAG